A stretch of Acidimicrobiales bacterium DNA encodes these proteins:
- a CDS encoding STAS domain-containing protein has protein sequence MDLGLDVTEHGATTVLAVRGEVDVYTAPRLREKLVELVSQGKHNIVVDLEAVDFLDSTGLGVLVGGLKRLRSHDGDLSLVCTQHRILKVFEITGLTKVFTIHDSVDAAVAG, from the coding sequence ATGGATCTCGGTCTCGACGTCACCGAGCACGGCGCCACGACCGTGCTCGCCGTCCGCGGGGAGGTGGACGTGTACACCGCGCCGCGCCTCCGCGAGAAGCTCGTCGAGTTGGTGAGCCAGGGGAAGCACAACATCGTCGTCGACCTCGAGGCGGTCGACTTCCTCGACTCCACGGGGCTGGGTGTGCTCGTCGGGGGCCTGAAGCGGCTGCGCAGCCACGACGGCGACCTCAGCCTGGTGTGCACCCAGCACCGGATCCTGAAGGTCTTCGAGATCACCGGGCTCACCAAGGTCTTCACCATCCACGACTCGGTCGACGCCGCCGTCGCCGGTTAG
- a CDS encoding ATP-binding protein, translating into MAEGGTADDPVIELEIPARAEYVGLARLVVSSLASARRALADDRVDDLKLAVSEACTNAIEAHVGGGVDDRVTLRWSEGGDRLEVRIQDRGPGFDPSQLPEHPPVTDPERLNFERGLGIPLIRTLVDEVAFDPSDSGTSVRITMFCGPADELDGDS; encoded by the coding sequence GTGGCGGAAGGGGGTACGGCCGACGATCCCGTCATCGAGCTCGAGATCCCGGCGCGTGCGGAGTACGTGGGACTGGCGCGCCTGGTCGTGTCGTCCCTCGCCTCCGCCCGCCGGGCGCTGGCCGACGACCGGGTCGACGACCTGAAGCTGGCCGTCTCCGAGGCGTGCACCAACGCCATCGAGGCGCACGTGGGCGGCGGCGTGGACGACCGGGTGACCCTGCGGTGGTCCGAGGGCGGCGACCGCCTGGAGGTCCGGATCCAGGACCGGGGGCCCGGGTTCGACCCGTCCCAGCTCCCCGAGCACCCTCCGGTCACCGACCCCGAGCGCCTCAACTTCGAGCGGGGCCTCGGCATCCCGCTCATCCGTACACTGGTGGACGAGGTGGCCTTCGACCCCTCCGACTCGGGCACCTCGGTGCGGATCACCATGTTCTGCGGCCCGGCCGACGAGCTCGACGGCGACTCCTAG
- a CDS encoding OB-fold nucleic acid binding domain-containing protein → MALKNALKRLTTPVSELDRDRLRQFCAQFDGAVCIADAKPREEITVVGEITSVRIVPRPDGSPWLEATIKDGTGSLVAMWTGRTRIAGINAGRRLMVTGRGAPKGKGGRLVVTNPRYELLA, encoded by the coding sequence ATGGCGCTGAAGAACGCGCTGAAGCGGCTGACGACACCGGTCAGCGAGCTCGACCGCGACCGGCTCCGCCAGTTCTGCGCGCAGTTCGACGGGGCGGTCTGCATCGCCGACGCCAAGCCCCGTGAGGAGATCACCGTCGTGGGCGAGATCACCAGCGTGCGCATCGTGCCGCGCCCCGACGGCTCGCCGTGGCTCGAGGCCACCATCAAGGACGGCACCGGCTCGCTGGTGGCCATGTGGACCGGTCGCACCCGCATCGCCGGCATCAACGCCGGGCGGCGCCTGATGGTCACCGGCCGGGGCGCCCCCAAGGGCAAGGGCGGGCGCCTGGTGGTGACGAACCCGAGGTACGAGCTCCTCGCCTAG
- a CDS encoding TrkA family potassium uptake protein has protein sequence MKVAIAGGGNVGTYIAADLKAAGHDVLIIEQDPDVVARVSPTVDVQWFLGDACEVSNLHEAGLARTEVVVAATGDDEDNLVVSLLAKQEFAVPRVVARVNHPKNYWLFNESWGVDVSVSTPHLLTALVEEAVSVGSLVRLLQFRDAQLVEVTLADDSPAAKQAIIDLGIPRDATVVAVIRESHVIVPRGDTVLDAGDEVLVLVTPESEDAVRQILVGP, from the coding sequence ATGAAGGTCGCCATCGCCGGCGGCGGCAACGTCGGCACGTACATCGCCGCCGACCTCAAGGCGGCCGGCCACGACGTCCTCATCATCGAGCAGGACCCCGACGTGGTGGCCCGGGTGTCGCCCACGGTGGACGTGCAGTGGTTCCTCGGCGACGCGTGCGAGGTGTCCAACCTGCACGAGGCCGGCCTGGCCCGGACCGAGGTGGTGGTGGCGGCCACCGGCGACGACGAGGACAACCTGGTCGTGTCGCTGCTGGCCAAGCAGGAGTTCGCCGTTCCCCGCGTGGTGGCCCGCGTCAACCACCCGAAGAACTACTGGCTGTTCAACGAGTCGTGGGGCGTGGACGTGTCGGTGTCGACGCCCCACCTCCTCACCGCCCTGGTGGAGGAGGCGGTATCGGTCGGCTCGCTGGTCCGCCTGCTCCAGTTCCGGGACGCCCAGCTGGTCGAGGTCACCCTGGCCGACGACTCGCCGGCGGCCAAGCAGGCGATCATCGACCTCGGGATCCCCCGCGATGCCACGGTCGTGGCCGTCATCCGGGAGAGCCACGTGATCGTCCCCCGGGGCGACACGGTGCTCGACGCCGGGGACGAGGTGCTGGTGCTGGTGACGCCGGAGTCCGAGGACGCCGTCCGCCAGATCCTCGTGGGGCCGTAG
- a CDS encoding TrkA family potassium uptake protein: MHVLVVGCGRVGSELARNLDESGHSVAVIDKDRRAFQRYLPDTWAGRAVVGFGFDRDHLEQAGVRDAGALAATTGGDNTNILTARIARETYQIPSVVARIQDPRRAVIYERLGIPTVAQVQWTTDQVLRRLFPGESVVEWADPSGGVSMVERALPDAWAGARLSRLGRQGQFRVAAVNRAGAARLVGPDVVGQEGDILHILVAREALEILETRLTAGDSDGGGR, encoded by the coding sequence ATGCACGTCCTCGTCGTCGGATGCGGGCGGGTCGGCTCGGAGCTCGCCAGGAACCTGGATGAGTCCGGCCACTCGGTCGCCGTCATCGACAAGGATCGGCGCGCCTTCCAGCGCTACCTGCCCGACACCTGGGCGGGCCGCGCCGTCGTCGGGTTCGGGTTCGACCGCGACCACCTCGAGCAGGCGGGCGTCCGCGACGCCGGCGCACTGGCCGCCACCACGGGGGGCGACAACACGAACATCCTCACCGCCCGGATCGCCCGCGAGACGTACCAGATCCCGTCGGTGGTCGCCCGCATCCAGGACCCCCGCCGGGCCGTGATCTACGAGCGGCTCGGGATCCCCACCGTCGCCCAGGTGCAGTGGACCACCGACCAGGTCCTGCGCCGGCTGTTCCCGGGGGAGTCGGTGGTGGAGTGGGCCGACCCGTCGGGCGGCGTGTCCATGGTCGAGCGCGCCCTGCCCGACGCGTGGGCGGGCGCCCGCCTCTCCCGTCTCGGCCGCCAGGGCCAGTTCCGCGTCGCCGCCGTGAACCGGGCCGGCGCCGCCCGCCTGGTCGGCCCCGACGTGGTCGGCCAGGAAGGGGACATCCTCCACATCCTCGTCGCCCGCGAGGCGCTCGAGATCCTCGAGACCCGCCTGACGGCAGGCGACTCCGACGGGGGCGGGCGATGA
- a CDS encoding APC family permease — translation MLKRVIVGRPLSSAEQEHQRIPKRIALAVFSSDAISSTAYATEEILFVTAVAAGSSLEIGLSRLVPIAVAVAVLLAIVVTSYRRTIYAYPQGGGSYVVSRENLGLYPSLVAGASILVDYMLTVAVSISAGVAAIISIPAFRGVESQRVALAVGLIGLITMANLRGVKESGRIFAVPTYVYIVSISLLVLYGLARSFFGDIDRIVFDPERSEAAREAGGTLGLFLLLKGFSSGAVALTGIEAIADGVPAFRRPQSRNAAITLTWMAVILGTLFTGTAVLAHRLHPFPSHEETVLSQLGHAVYGGGPLYLVLQFATAAILVLAANTAYADFPRLSSIVARDGYLPRQFGNRGDRLVFSNGIVFLGVAASALIVAFGGITTALIPLYAVGVFTSFTLSQLGMVRYQQRHKPAGWRLGAAISGVGAAVTFFVLLVVAATKFTSGAWVPLVVLPMIIVLFLAIRRHYDKVAKALEITPEQVKPETFNHTVVVLVGRVHRGVIRALSYAKSMRPNHLSAVYMASDDAEAEEMHRQWSAFGFDVPLEIVPSPYRDLVESVEGYLDELDERWHNDTITVLIPEFVVDRWYENILHNQSALALKLALLDRPGTVVTSVPYHLSKSAPTNGPDGAGGRPAPAKD, via the coding sequence ATGCTGAAGCGGGTCATCGTCGGGCGCCCGCTCTCCTCGGCGGAGCAGGAGCACCAGCGCATCCCGAAGAGGATCGCCCTGGCCGTCTTCTCCTCGGACGCCATCTCGTCCACCGCGTACGCCACCGAGGAGATCCTCTTCGTCACCGCGGTGGCCGCCGGCAGCAGCCTCGAGATCGGGCTCAGCCGGCTGGTGCCGATCGCCGTCGCCGTCGCCGTCCTGCTCGCCATCGTCGTCACCAGCTACCGGCGGACGATCTACGCCTACCCGCAGGGCGGCGGGTCGTACGTCGTCAGCCGGGAGAACCTGGGCCTCTACCCGTCGCTCGTGGCGGGTGCCTCGATCCTCGTCGACTACATGCTCACCGTGGCGGTGTCCATCTCCGCCGGCGTGGCCGCCATCATCTCCATCCCGGCGTTCCGCGGCGTGGAGAGCCAACGGGTGGCGCTCGCCGTCGGCCTCATCGGGCTCATCACCATGGCGAACCTGCGGGGCGTGAAGGAGTCGGGCCGGATCTTCGCCGTGCCCACCTACGTGTACATCGTCAGCATCTCCCTGCTCGTGCTGTACGGGTTGGCCCGGTCGTTCTTCGGAGACATCGACCGGATCGTCTTCGACCCCGAGCGGTCGGAGGCGGCCCGCGAGGCGGGCGGGACGCTCGGGTTGTTCCTGCTCCTCAAGGGCTTCTCGTCGGGCGCCGTGGCCCTCACCGGCATCGAGGCCATCGCCGACGGCGTCCCCGCCTTCCGCAGGCCGCAGTCGAGGAACGCCGCCATCACGCTCACGTGGATGGCCGTGATCCTCGGGACCCTCTTCACGGGGACGGCCGTGCTGGCCCACCGGCTGCATCCCTTCCCCAGCCACGAGGAGACGGTGCTGTCGCAGCTCGGCCACGCCGTCTACGGCGGCGGCCCGCTCTACCTGGTCCTGCAGTTCGCCACCGCCGCCATCCTCGTCCTGGCCGCCAACACCGCCTACGCCGACTTCCCGCGGCTGTCTTCGATCGTCGCCCGGGACGGGTACCTGCCGCGTCAGTTCGGCAACCGGGGCGACCGCCTGGTGTTCTCCAACGGCATCGTGTTCCTCGGCGTGGCCGCCTCCGCGCTCATCGTCGCCTTCGGGGGCATCACCACCGCCCTCATCCCCCTCTACGCCGTCGGCGTGTTCACGTCGTTCACCCTGAGCCAGCTGGGCATGGTGCGCTACCAGCAGCGCCACAAGCCCGCGGGGTGGCGCCTGGGTGCGGCGATCAGCGGCGTGGGCGCCGCCGTCACCTTCTTCGTGCTGCTGGTCGTGGCGGCCACCAAGTTCACCAGCGGGGCGTGGGTGCCGCTGGTCGTCCTGCCGATGATCATCGTGCTGTTCCTCGCCATCCGCCGCCACTACGACAAGGTGGCCAAGGCACTGGAGATCACCCCCGAGCAGGTCAAGCCGGAGACGTTCAACCACACCGTCGTCGTGCTCGTCGGCCGCGTCCACCGCGGCGTCATCCGGGCCCTCAGCTACGCCAAGTCGATGCGGCCCAACCACCTCAGCGCGGTCTACATGGCGTCCGACGACGCCGAGGCGGAGGAGATGCACCGGCAGTGGTCGGCGTTCGGCTTCGACGTGCCCCTCGAGATCGTGCCGTCCCCCTACCGTGACCTGGTCGAGTCGGTGGAGGGCTACCTCGACGAGCTGGACGAGCGGTGGCACAACGACACCATCACCGTGCTGATCCCGGAGTTCGTGGTGGACCGGTGGTACGAGAACATCCTGCACAACCAGAGCGCGCTGGCCCTCAAGCTGGCCCTGCTCGACCGGCCGGGGACGGTGGTGACGTCGGTCCCGTACCACCTGTCGAAGTCGGCGCCCACCAACGGGCCCGACGGGGCCGGCGGCCGGCCGGCGCCAGCGAAGGACTGA
- a CDS encoding metal-dependent transcriptional regulator: MPLTKSERETLKSIYRLTGGHGSAPDAHTGALAEALGVSPGTVTATVKRLADRGLCDHKPYRGVELTAEGRQWAVAAIRRHRIVERFLSDMLGYPWNEADRFAASFEHELPQEVEDRLYVALDRPATCPHGFPIPGSEVGDIPELPPLYALDPGDVAVVAVPGSTDRDVVAFLDTLGLRPGVRVEVREKHPFDGPMVLLVDGHRRTVGDKVARQIYVHVQAAVPGDAAAPPDPPEHAKERSA; encoded by the coding sequence GTGCCTCTGACGAAGTCGGAACGGGAGACCTTGAAGTCGATCTACCGGCTCACCGGCGGCCACGGGTCGGCACCCGACGCCCACACCGGCGCGCTGGCCGAGGCCCTCGGGGTCAGCCCGGGCACGGTCACCGCCACGGTGAAGCGCCTGGCCGACCGCGGGCTGTGCGACCACAAGCCGTACCGGGGCGTGGAGCTCACGGCCGAGGGGCGGCAGTGGGCCGTGGCCGCCATCCGCCGGCACCGCATCGTCGAGCGCTTCCTGTCCGACATGCTCGGCTACCCCTGGAACGAGGCCGACCGCTTCGCCGCCAGCTTCGAGCACGAGCTGCCCCAGGAGGTCGAGGACCGGCTGTACGTCGCCCTCGACCGCCCCGCCACCTGCCCGCACGGGTTCCCCATCCCGGGCTCGGAGGTGGGCGACATCCCCGAGCTGCCGCCGCTGTACGCCCTCGACCCCGGCGATGTCGCCGTCGTGGCGGTGCCCGGCTCGACCGACCGCGACGTCGTCGCCTTCCTCGACACCCTCGGGCTGCGCCCCGGGGTGCGGGTGGAGGTGCGCGAGAAGCATCCCTTCGACGGGCCCATGGTCCTCCTGGTGGACGGGCATCGCCGCACCGTCGGCGACAAGGTCGCCCGCCAGATCTACGTCCACGTGCAGGCGGCCGTCCCCGGCGACGCCGCCGCCCCGCCCGACCCGCCCGAACACGCAAAGGAGCGTTCCGCATGA